A window from Fusarium musae strain F31 chromosome 8, whole genome shotgun sequence encodes these proteins:
- a CDS encoding hypothetical protein (EggNog:ENOG41~antiSMASH:Cluster_8.1), with protein MPSFWNVGAISFSLLAGICQANLLGDTHLLKRYPQAVEVPPAATSLPSTILPGNGSTVGSSIRLLLPTSTRQLVEATTLYSRERSGISTDAATDNSVGDGASDPPSHPTRIISVSSPGGGSTAVTPVEVDWTGLFPVTPSVIQSFRRTTYQSSLENPAATEPSTGTTIDPDIPLHDGSGTATEPSTTEISLRPTSMTLSGTSGTSRGEAESKIPNTAIETETFPSEASQYSKDLTASSFTTLSEESTGTYESTPTTDRSEGDLETTGQPSKAVTPSDETSKTYESFQSATESDATGLESLTAPTYSTDTFQLTTTVEKPDGVTKSDRKSLVSEKTSGSPQQPITTGGQASSTVTSEDGIVTGTDGTVATYVPEQNKDYISSTGTTTTTDDNGAAIVIFPFGWYWKLHDGKGGGGVAKPPAPTANPVPENEPGDKNEDDNDNDDDDDASTKEGDRSAAQSTVLSTTQEPTSAATTTTSEETTSDECTAATQPDCTKTISYMTSDGTQIMTEFGDCPTIVSCATKTQATETVTLTSEFIWAGVPNTNPAVVIPEDAYTADVDPEIVAILEAQWAEIFGDDDGWNDTETATVSGSTTIEESTMTSLTDKEAVSTATSEDSTTTYSDSLTSSTEATATLTTASDTYSVTTVPSTLMTKTRGTSDTTGMPVSTDEEATRTYFPCVIHGGPAVETPYCQCSTTVRGEGYYATTSLVDDQCTAYTEFPSQITEAPETGPITDEPIQQPITTTTDGTVLVWSAYVLDYINIPGITKITQSVGVGEPSTVSTPLPSQTAVDNDGGGQCGTGDGLSKKGLREACDRAISKFEDDTIYSDYASRYSRSTKGILVAASFGQAACIAKFECDDYGIGMKGSDIKEA; from the exons ATGCCCTCGTTCTGGAACGTAGGCGCAATCTCTTTCAGTCTTTTGGCAGGAATCTGTCAGGCCAATCTTCTTGGTGATACTCATCTGCTCAAGAGGTATCCTCAAGCTGTTGAGGTGCCACCAGCTGCCACAAGTTTGCCCAGCACTATTCTGCCCGGCAATGGTAGTACTGTTGGAAGTTCCATTCGACTCCTTCTCCCAACTTCAACGCGTCAATTAGTTGAAGCCACTACGCTTTACTCGCGAGAGAGATCTGGCATCAGTACAGATGCCGCTACAGATAATAGCGTTGGGGATGGAGCCTCTGATCCTCCCAGTCATCCAACTAGGATTATCTCTGTCTCATCACCTGGAGGCGGAAGTACTGCTGTCACTCCGGTTGAGGTCGACTGGACAGGTTTATTTCCCGTCACTCCTTCAGTCATTCAGTCTTTTCGCAGAACTACATATCAGTCGTCTTTAGAGAACCCAGCTGCCACTGAGCCATCCACTGGCACCACGATTGATCCTGATATACCCTTACACGACGGTAGTGGTACGGCCACTGAGCCAAGCACTACAGAGATCTCACTTCGTCCGACATCAATGACTTTGTCGGGTACCTCTGGTACCTCAAGAGGTGAAGCCGAATCTAAGATACCCAATACTGCTATCGAGACGGAAACTTTTCCAAGCGAAGCCTCGCAATATTCCAAAGATCTTACAGCTTCATCGTTCACGACATTGTCAGAAGAAAGCACTGGCACATATGAATCAACACCTACTACAGACCGATCGGAGGGTGATCTGGAGACTACAGGCCAGCCTTCTAAAGCCGTTACCCCATCCGATGAAACTTCTAAAACCTATGAGAGTTTCCAATCAGCAACTGAATCTGATGCTACCGGGTTGGAAAGTCTAACAGCTCCGACATACTCGACAGACACCTTCCAGCTCACGACCACTGTCGAGAAACCAGATGGAGTCACAAAGTCCGACCGCAAGTCTCTAGTCAGTGAGAAGACGTCAGGATCTCCCCAGCAACCGATAACCACGGGTGGCCAGGCCTCCTCGACTGTGACCTCGGAAGATGGCATTGTCACAGGGACGGATGGGACAGTGGCAACATATGTTCCTGAGCAGAATAAAGACTACATCTCGTCCACTGGCACCACTACCACCACTGATGACAATGGCGCTGCCATTGTTATCTTTCCCTTCGGCTGGTATTGGAAGTTGCATGACGGTAAGGGAGGTGGCGGCGTAGCAAAACCTCCTGCTCCGACGGCCAACCCTGTCCCAGAGAATGAGCCTGGGGACAAGAATGAAGACGACAATGacaatgacgacgatgatgacgccTCAACTAAGGAAGGTGACAGGTCTGCAGCCCAATCTACAGTACTTTCAACCACTCAAGAGCCAACTTCcgccgccaccaccaccacttccGAGGAAACAACTTCCGACGAATGCACAGCCGCAACACAGCCAGACTGTACAAAGACCATCTCATACATGACCTCAGACGGAACCCAAATTAT GACCGAGTTTGGCGACTGTCCAACAATCGTCAGCTGTGCCACGAAGACACAAGCCACAGAAACCGTGACTTTGACATCGGAGTTCATTTGGGCTGGCGTTCCAAACACCAATCCCGCCGTTGTCATTCCAGAGGATGCTTACACCGCTGATGTTGATCCAGAGATAGTCGCAATTCTGGAAGCGCAATGGGCGGAGatctttggtgatgatgatggttggaATGATACTGAAACAGCCACTGTTTCTGGTTCAACCACGATAGAGGAGTCAACCATGACTAGTCTGACCGATAAAGAAGCAGTCTCTACCGCCACCTCTGAGGATTCTACGACTACTTACTCTGATAGTTTGACTTCGAGTACAGAAGCAACTGCCACTCTCACAACAGCCTCTGATACATACTCAGTCACAACAGTCCCCAGCACGTTGATGACCAAGACCAGAGGCACTAGCGATACTACTGGCATGCCAGTATCTACCGATGAAGAGGCGACTCGCACCTACTTCCCATGTGTCATCCACGGCGGCCCTGCAGTTGAGACGCCATATTGCCAGTGCTCAACTACCGTCAGGGGTGAGGGTTACTACGCAACGACTAGCTTGGTTGACGACCAGTGCACCGCATACACAGAATTCCCATCACAAATCACTGAAGCACCTGAGACTGGTCCCATCACCGATGAACCTATCCAGCaacccatcaccaccacgacAGACGGGACGGTCTTGGTCTGGTCAGCTTACGTACTCGATTATATCAACATCCCAGGCATCACAAAGATCACCCAGTCAGTCGGCGTAGGTGAACCTTCGACAGTGTCTACTCCATTGCCAAGTCAGACGGCTGTAGATAATGATGGGGGTGGACAATGCGGCACTGGTGATGGTCTGTCCAAGAAAGGTCTTCGTGAAGCTTGCGACAGAGCAATCAGTAAGTTTGAGGATGATACCATTTACAGTGACTATGCTTCTCGCTACAGCCGCTCAACCAAAGGTATCCTTGTTGCAGCATCCTTCGGCCAAGCGGCATGCATTGCCAAATTTGAGTGTGACGATTACGGTATTGGCATGAAAGGTTCTGACATCAAAGAAGCGTAA
- a CDS encoding hypothetical protein (EggNog:ENOG41~antiSMASH:Cluster_8.1): MTILGHLWFLLWMLAVPISAAEAIRTTSVGDSVATSTSILKIWDVDKSCNEELKYMEDSMSIALDIVTAAHSALKFMKEQLPNKEKDENRVILSQENDPPKGYVKRLSKLPNAKPMMMCRDEAGEDKWKWYDVDDVLPGQQVSIANMPGFTKFAFDNYGAWVYGPRFTWKVIEREEPILCGPGTAAAVAWDKDLMIFCHQLFTAEAKAKKSPREFRESGIVAGETLGEYATHLSTIMVHELTHWFGGITTNGDPDDQTALDDKGRPLYEIGEEVRGRRPEPSRKEAKALGWKRVKAYHCGPEKATKNADSLALFALAMYYDKWDWSSGARAKEPGSKKRPKEGGGENSRQDD, encoded by the exons ATGACAATCCTCGGCCACCTCTGGTTCTTGCTCTGGATGCTCGCTGTACCCATCTCCGCTGCCGAAGCGATTCGAACCACTTCGGTAGGGGATTCCGTTGCTACAAGCACTAGTAttctcaagatctgggaTGTGGACAAAAGTTGCAATGAAGAGCTTAAGTACATGGAGGATTCCATGAGTATTGCTCTCGATATTGTCACCGCCGCTCACTCTGCTCTCAAATTCATGAAAGAGCAGTTACCGAATAAAGAGAAAGATGAGAACCG GGTCATTCTCAGTCAAGAAAACGATCCCCCAAAAGGATACGTCAAAAGGCTAAGCAAGCTGCCGAATGCCAAACCCATGATGATGTGTCGAGATGAAGCCGGTGAGGATAAATGGAAGTGGtatgatgttgacgatgtaCTCCCTGGCCAACAAGTGTCAATAGCGAATATGCCTGGCTTTACTAAGTTTGCTTTTGATAATTACGGGGCGTGGGTCTATGGTCCCCGATTCACTTGGAAGGTCATCGAGAGGGAGGAGCCGATCCTCTGCGGGCCAGGCACGGCGGCCGCTGTCGCGTGGGACAAGGACCTGATGATATTCTGTCATCAGCTCTTCACAGCTGAGGCTAAAGCCAAGAAGTCTCCGAGGGAGTTCAGAGAGTCTGGTATTGTCGCTGGAGAAACGTTGGGCGAATATGCTACGCATCTGTCGACCATCATGGTTCACGAACTTACTCATTGGTTTGGTGGCATCACTACAAATGGTGATCCCG ATGACCAAACGGCTTTGGATGATAAAGGTAGGCCACTCTATGAGATCGGAGAAGAGGTACGTGGTCGACGCCCGGAGCCGTCACGAAAGGAGGCCAAGGCACTGGGCTGGAAGCGTGTCAAGGCAT ACCACTGTGGTCCGGAGAAAGCGACTAAAAATGCCGATTCTTTGGCGTTATTCGCTCTGGCAAT GTACTATGATAAGTGGGATTGGAGTTCTGGTGCTCGTGCAAAAGAGCCAGGGTCTAAAAAGAGGCCAAAAGAGGGCGGAGGAGAGAATTCACGACAAGACGACTAA